The genomic window GATATTTACTATTCCTGCACTGAATGACCATAAAAACATTCCAAATGCCAAAGTTAGAATTATTAGATTATTATTTTTCAAATTCAACTCCCCATTATTCTCTCATTTAAATTCTTATAAAACTAATTAAGAGACTAATCAAATAATGTATTATCTACTCCCATATTTCTTTATGTCACTAAAATATCCATATTGTCCTATTTTAAAATTGTATTAGAATTTAACGGATATTCAAGAGAATTAAAAGTTATAAGGTATTTGAATAAATTCATATGGCCCTATATTTTTATTTTAAGATGATATTTTATTTAAAATAGTTAATTAGTTAATATTAAGTTATTAATGGACAAAATTCTATATTAAATGTGATACATAATAAATCAAATCCTTCAAAAATCGAAAATTTTCGAAAGTTCAGAGAATAGAATTTTTTTCAACTTCAAAACTACAGGAAAAATAATCGTCCCATATATACTAAACCATTGAAATATGGCAAGTTTAAAGAATTCAAATTTTTAAAAAGTTAGTTTTATTAAAAAATTTATATATAAGCTGGATAAATAAAATTTGTGCAAGATATGTATTTAATATGCAAAAAATGTAATGGATATTACAAACTTAAAGAAAATGAATCTCCAGAAGATTATGATTATTGTCAGTGCGGTGGAGATCTTATTTTAGTTGAGGACATCAATGAATATTATCAATATCAGGATTATTACGATGTTTTAACCAGTGCACGAAATGATTCCATATCTAAAAAACCATTATTACTGTTTTCATCATGTTTGATAATTGCATTTATGATATTCCTAAACATTTTTTACATCCCAGCATCATATGATCAGGAAATTTCAAATAAGTTTATTTTAGGTTCTGATGATAGAGGATATGTTACAAAAGAGATATTATATCAGAATTCATCATTAAACACGAATGTTATTGCCTTTGTTACTGGAATACATCCCCGAGAAAAACTTTCAAAAAGGGTCACAGGTGATGTTATACATAAATACGCTTCTTCTTCAAATTTAGGGATTGTAAATTATGATATTACAGTTACTAATAATCCTGAAAACTATAAAATTGGGAGACGTAGTGGAGAAGATTTAGCTGCCGATTATATACTTTCTGATATTAAGAAATCAAACATTGACCTGGTAATTATATGCCATGACCATAAACCCGGATATGGTAGCGGTTTTTATATTGCAACGCCCGAAATGGATGCAGAATCAGTTAAATTGGCCGATTTAGTTAATAAAACTTTGGGGGACTTCAATTATTACAGAGCAGATAATATAAAGGAACATTCAACATCAGCAATAAAATTTTCCAAGCCATTAGCATCATCTGGTTACAAGACATTTGTTTATGAGATTCCAGGATGGGAAAACTATAATAAAGCATATAATATGACAAGTAGACTATTAAAAACATGTTCTATGTTTTTAACTTAAATGAGATTGTTTAAAACATATAATTAAATTTTATTTTAAAAACTAAAAGTCAAGTCTAAAAGAAATATATTGATATAAAACTATGAGCAAATGAGTATAGAAAAAATACTATAGCATATTTTAAAGAGCATAATATTTAGAATTTATTGGCTATGATCTTGCATATAAGATGAATAGGCAAAAATTTGATTGAAATGTGTTAAAATGGCGCTGGAACTTCATTTTGTTAATATTTAGGATGAAATTATAGTAGGATATAAAACAGAAGAATATTTTTAAATATTGAGTGTTTTCAATAGAAAAAATTATGTTATAAGTTATAACTAATACTATAACATTTTTACTTATTATATTCTATTTTTAATCCAATCCATACACCTAAAAGTAGTTATATTCCTTTTTCCTGCCGTATTACTTTCCCTTTATCTATTATCTTTTTTAAATAATCAGTTATGAAAGTAAAAAGAGTGCCATCCCTATCATTTTCTGCTAAAAACATTATAATGTTAGCCATTTCTTTATTAAATTGAAATAAATCATTTATCTCTCCATTTTTTACAAGTTCCATAATATATTCATCAATTATTAATTCTATTTCTCTAGTTTTCCTTAATTCCCTGGATTTCGGTTCCAAATTATGTGACTTATTCAAATTCATATTGTTGCCTCCATATTTTATTATCGGCACTTAAGTATTATATACTTCTTAAAAAGGAAATATATTAATCATATAAAATATAGTATTAATATAGGGGTTATTATGTTGGCTAGATCATTTAATATTTTGCTCGTTGAAGATAATCCTGCTGATATTCGTTTAGTTGAAGAAGCATTTAAAGAAACAGAAATAGATACAGAACTTGACGTTGTAACTGATGGTGTAGCTGCAATGGATTATCTTTATGATAAGATCAACTCAAATGAAGGAAATTTTCCTGATTTAATCTTGCTTGACCTAAATCTACCCAAAAAAGATGGTCGTGAAGTTTTAGTTAAAATTAAAGATAACAAGGAACTCAAAAGAATTCCAGTAGTAATTCTAACAACTTCCAGTTCCAAAGAAGATATATACGAAACTTATGCACATTATGCAAATTCTTATGTAGTTAAACCAGCCAATGTGGGTCGTTTTATAGAAACTCTAAAAAATCTTGAAGAATACTGGTTTAATATAATAAGATTACCTTAATTAACCTTAAAAATGATAAGAAAAATTTCTACAGAGGAATCAATATTAAATTCTTTAATAGGTATACTGTTGATAATTTTCTACAGTGAAAAAAATAATTAATTTAAGGTCTTTTTACAAATTTTAATGAAGCTGAATTCATGCAATATCGTTTACCTGTAGGTGGTGGTCCATCATCAAAAATG from Methanobacterium sp. includes these protein-coding regions:
- a CDS encoding response regulator, encoding MLARSFNILLVEDNPADIRLVEEAFKETEIDTELDVVTDGVAAMDYLYDKINSNEGNFPDLILLDLNLPKKDGREVLVKIKDNKELKRIPVVILTTSSSKEDIYETYAHYANSYVVKPANVGRFIETLKNLEEYWFNIIRLP